From a region of the Acidimicrobiales bacterium genome:
- a CDS encoding dihydrolipoamide acetyltransferase family protein: protein MAHVFRLPDIGEGLDEAEIVEWFVAIGDVVARDQALVEVLTDKASSELPSPVSGTVLSLGAAEGVRIRVGEVLIEIDDGSDTADAGALRPPSAAESVKDPVSGSTPQPSDTQRSATTTRPKAAPATRRLALQSGVDLNTVTGTGPAGRITADDVRNAETPVSASRPKPSTRLVSLPTDAGSQPMSSTLGQMPPGRHPLRGLRGVVARNMVQAWTEIPHIHTMDELDASLLVDFRTRVRSMDRPGAAQVTPLTIAAVAAARALRRFPVVNGRVEGHPGDVIVIPEEVNLGIATATDRGLVVPVVHNAGTLDLFTMAERIASLVAAARAGDLTIADLSGATFTITNYGSLGGRFATPIIPPGQGAILGLGAIAERPVAVGGEVLARPTLPVVLGADHRLIDGDLAETFRKAVIDDLIEPLHLLIEA, encoded by the coding sequence GTGGCCCACGTCTTCCGACTACCCGATATCGGCGAGGGCCTCGACGAAGCTGAGATCGTCGAATGGTTCGTGGCGATCGGTGACGTCGTCGCACGCGACCAAGCTCTGGTGGAGGTACTCACCGACAAGGCCAGTTCGGAACTGCCGTCACCGGTGTCCGGCACGGTGTTGTCACTCGGAGCCGCCGAGGGCGTCCGTATCAGGGTGGGCGAGGTACTCATCGAGATCGACGACGGCTCGGACACGGCGGATGCTGGGGCACTCCGACCACCATCGGCGGCCGAATCGGTCAAGGACCCCGTCTCCGGATCCACTCCGCAACCATCGGACACACAGCGATCGGCGACAACCACTCGACCGAAGGCCGCGCCGGCCACCCGACGGCTGGCCCTCCAATCGGGAGTGGACCTGAACACGGTGACTGGAACCGGTCCCGCAGGGAGGATCACCGCCGACGACGTGCGGAACGCAGAGACTCCGGTGTCCGCCTCTAGACCAAAGCCATCCACTCGTCTCGTCTCGCTACCCACCGACGCTGGTTCCCAGCCAATGTCCAGCACATTGGGCCAGATGCCGCCGGGCCGCCACCCCCTCCGAGGCCTCCGAGGCGTGGTGGCCCGCAACATGGTCCAGGCGTGGACGGAGATCCCTCACATCCACACAATGGACGAACTCGACGCATCGCTGCTGGTCGACTTCCGGACACGGGTCCGCTCAATGGACCGTCCGGGAGCGGCGCAGGTAACGCCTCTGACCATTGCTGCCGTCGCAGCGGCACGGGCGCTCCGGCGATTCCCCGTGGTCAACGGCCGCGTGGAGGGCCACCCAGGCGACGTCATCGTCATTCCAGAGGAGGTCAACCTTGGCATCGCCACAGCGACTGACCGGGGGCTTGTCGTACCCGTGGTGCACAACGCCGGCACGCTCGACCTCTTCACCATGGCCGAACGAATCGCCTCACTGGTCGCAGCTGCCCGAGCCGGCGACCTCACGATCGCAGACCTCTCTGGCGCGACCTTCACCATCACCAATTACGGCTCGCTGGGCGGGCGGTTTGCCACCCCGATCATTCCACCGGGCCAAGGCGCCATCCTCGGACTCGGTGCGATCGCAGAACGACCCGTGGCCGTCGGGGGCGAGGTGCTGGCCCGACCCACCCTTCCGGTGGTTCTGGGCGCCGACCACCGGCTCATCGACGGCGACCTCGCCGAGACGTTTCGGAAAGCCGTGATCGACGACCTCATCGAGCCGCTACACCTGCTCATCGAAGCCTGA
- a CDS encoding thiamine pyrophosphate-dependent enzyme has protein sequence MTRPSDEQLRAILVDMVEARTQAARLWNLQRQGQVGTLAPIDGHEAVVAATAHALDPTHDWIMPQYREPLALQRFGPEVLEQYMLYNIGHPDGSRFPPSVRVAPLQISLATQIPHAVGLAWGMTLQDEPGVTTVFFGDGSSSEGDFHEAANLAGVLKAPVILLCVNNQWAISTPLHQQTAAETLADRAVGYGMPGIRIDGNDAAAVFDAVDEARRRALDGGGPTLIEAVVYRLGAHTTADDPTRYVPAEDLEAARRDDPIERLADHLAGLGLWDDKIRSIVETEAMTRIDEAFERAIAQPLATDAIFDHCFATDTPRVARQRAALLNGAP, from the coding sequence GTGACCCGACCGTCGGACGAACAACTTCGAGCCATCCTCGTAGACATGGTGGAAGCCCGGACCCAGGCCGCCCGACTGTGGAATCTCCAACGTCAGGGCCAGGTCGGCACTCTCGCCCCCATCGACGGACACGAGGCCGTGGTGGCCGCCACGGCCCACGCCCTGGACCCCACGCACGACTGGATCATGCCCCAGTACCGGGAGCCTCTTGCCCTCCAACGCTTCGGCCCTGAGGTGCTCGAGCAGTACATGCTCTACAACATCGGCCATCCCGACGGCAGCAGGTTTCCGCCATCGGTGCGGGTCGCTCCGCTGCAGATTTCGCTGGCCACCCAGATTCCCCACGCCGTCGGATTGGCCTGGGGCATGACCCTGCAAGACGAACCTGGCGTGACCACCGTGTTCTTTGGAGACGGGTCCAGTTCTGAAGGGGACTTCCACGAAGCAGCCAACCTGGCTGGCGTCCTGAAGGCGCCAGTGATCCTTCTGTGCGTGAACAACCAGTGGGCCATTTCCACACCGCTACACCAGCAGACCGCCGCCGAGACGTTGGCCGATCGTGCCGTCGGCTACGGAATGCCTGGCATCCGTATCGACGGAAATGACGCAGCTGCGGTGTTTGACGCTGTCGACGAGGCGCGGCGACGGGCACTGGATGGAGGTGGACCAACGCTCATTGAAGCCGTTGTGTACAGACTCGGCGCCCACACGACAGCCGACGATCCCACCCGTTATGTCCCAGCCGAGGACCTCGAGGCCGCCCGTCGGGACGACCCGATCGAGCGTCTGGCCGACCACCTAGCCGGGCTCGGGCTCTGGGACGACAAGATCCGCTCAATCGTCGAGACCGAAGCCATGACCCGTATCGACGAGGCGTTCGAACGGGCCATTGCCCAGCCCCTGGCAACCGATGCCATCTTCGACCACTGCTTTGCGACCGACACCCCCCGGGTGGCCCGTCAGCGGGCTGCGCTACTGAACGGCGCCCCATGA
- a CDS encoding phosphotransferase, translating to MTNQNFPTGVDEVTPAWLTSVLRSAGGLDSGSVTGFEAELIGQGIGIMGLLHRLRPTYDGGSGPETVILKSPVQDEGTRFVARTFMFYGKEVAFYRTAADDSPLTTPRCFAADHDSENDEFVLLLEDLADAEVASQLDGCPLDLAEASIRALARHHAAFWESPAFDAELSWVPYGWDPPMPQGVQHGVATAWEPFLAAFGDDLGDDIRAIGERFPAAAEEMMSFQAGPTTLCHGDYRLDNLFFRPGNDGPEVTAIDWQICIRTAGAYDVGYFISQSLTIEDRRSHERHLLDLYRTCLADEGIDYPADQLFEDYRRTVLFCLCYPIQSGGSIELVNERAVQLVSGMLDRSITAIRDLDAGELMP from the coding sequence ATGACGAACCAGAACTTTCCTACAGGTGTCGACGAGGTCACCCCGGCTTGGCTGACCAGCGTCTTGCGCTCCGCCGGCGGCCTTGACAGCGGCTCGGTGACTGGCTTCGAGGCCGAGTTGATCGGTCAGGGAATCGGAATCATGGGTCTACTCCACCGACTCCGACCGACCTACGACGGAGGCTCAGGGCCGGAGACGGTAATCCTCAAGTCTCCGGTTCAGGACGAGGGAACGCGCTTTGTGGCCCGGACCTTCATGTTCTACGGCAAGGAGGTCGCCTTCTATCGGACGGCGGCTGACGACAGTCCACTCACCACTCCCCGCTGTTTCGCTGCGGACCACGACTCGGAGAACGACGAGTTCGTCCTCCTGTTGGAGGACCTGGCCGACGCCGAGGTAGCGAGCCAGCTCGACGGCTGCCCGCTGGATCTGGCTGAGGCCTCCATCCGAGCCCTGGCCCGTCATCACGCGGCCTTCTGGGAGTCTCCGGCCTTTGACGCCGAGTTGTCCTGGGTTCCCTACGGATGGGATCCCCCAATGCCGCAGGGTGTCCAGCATGGGGTGGCGACCGCCTGGGAGCCTTTCCTAGCTGCCTTCGGAGATGACCTCGGTGACGACATCCGGGCTATTGGCGAGCGGTTCCCCGCTGCGGCCGAGGAGATGATGTCGTTCCAAGCCGGTCCGACCACCCTCTGCCACGGTGACTACCGGTTAGACAACCTCTTCTTCCGGCCTGGCAACGACGGGCCGGAGGTGACGGCCATCGACTGGCAGATCTGCATCCGTACCGCCGGCGCCTACGACGTCGGCTACTTCATCAGCCAGAGCCTGACCATCGAGGATCGGCGTTCCCATGAGCGGCACCTACTCGACCTCTACCGGACCTGCCTGGCTGACGAGGGGATCGATTACCCGGCAGACCAACTCTTCGAGGACTACCGGCGGACCGTGCTGTTCTGCCTCTGCTACCCGATCCAGTCTGGAGGCAGCATCGAACTGGTCAACGAACGAGCGGTCCAACTGGTGTCAGGCATGCTCGACCGGTCCATCACGGCCATCCGGGACCTTGACGCCGGTGAACTCATGCCCTGA
- the lpdA gene encoding dihydrolipoyl dehydrogenase translates to MVVGEVASPVDLLVIGAGPGGYAAALRAARLGRDVTLVERGAIGGTCLNVGCIPSKTLIEVADAYALTGRIGSWGIDATSTVDMGRVRAHLAGVVSDLTSGVSRLLADAGVRVLPGHGRFTRPGRVSVERGDTVEFLDPRDVIVATGSRPIELPDVPLDGDRVVGSAELLSTDTLPDRLVLVGGGYVGIELGCAFAKLGSEVTIVESEDRVLASFGVRTTRLVERGLRGLGVGLCLGHLAVGVDDHGLIVEQVGGENSGARVTLPADRIGVVVGRRPDADSVAMTRSGATLEPSGHVAVDATRRAADGVYAIGDLTSGPALAHKATAEAEVAADAACGLPAAFDPTTIPMVVFGDPQVMTVGLTRDEATKAGMEPSAFQFPLGASGRARTMGDTEGTVTVVADTDGTVIGVQAVGAHVAELAGEAVLAVETAATVEDLAGTIHAHPTMGETLMEAALGLAGRPIHTR, encoded by the coding sequence GTGGTCGTCGGCGAGGTAGCCAGTCCGGTTGACCTGTTGGTCATCGGTGCCGGACCGGGCGGCTACGCAGCGGCCCTCCGCGCCGCCCGCCTGGGCCGCGACGTGACTCTCGTCGAACGCGGGGCCATTGGCGGAACGTGTCTCAATGTCGGATGCATCCCGTCCAAGACGCTCATCGAAGTCGCCGACGCTTACGCCCTAACCGGGCGGATCGGCTCGTGGGGCATCGACGCAACCTCCACAGTCGACATGGGTCGGGTCCGGGCCCATCTGGCGGGCGTGGTCAGCGACCTCACCTCCGGAGTGTCGAGGCTGTTGGCCGATGCTGGGGTAAGGGTGCTGCCGGGGCACGGACGATTTACCCGGCCCGGCCGGGTCTCGGTCGAGCGTGGCGACACCGTGGAGTTCCTGGATCCCCGTGACGTCATCGTGGCCACCGGTTCCCGTCCCATCGAACTACCCGACGTGCCCCTGGACGGGGATCGGGTCGTCGGTTCGGCTGAATTGCTGTCGACTGACACGCTCCCCGACCGGCTGGTGCTGGTCGGCGGCGGCTACGTCGGAATCGAGTTGGGCTGCGCCTTCGCAAAGCTGGGCAGCGAGGTGACCATCGTCGAGTCTGAGGACCGCGTGCTGGCGAGCTTCGGCGTCCGGACCACCCGCCTTGTCGAACGCGGGCTGCGTGGCCTCGGAGTCGGGTTGTGCCTAGGCCACCTGGCCGTCGGGGTCGACGACCACGGGCTGATCGTCGAGCAGGTGGGCGGCGAAAACTCCGGCGCACGGGTCACCCTGCCCGCCGACCGAATCGGCGTGGTAGTCGGACGCCGACCCGATGCCGACTCGGTGGCCATGACCCGATCGGGGGCGACTCTGGAGCCGTCAGGCCACGTGGCCGTTGACGCGACCCGACGGGCCGCCGACGGGGTTTACGCCATTGGAGATCTCACCTCCGGGCCGGCGCTGGCCCACAAGGCGACCGCCGAAGCTGAGGTGGCGGCCGACGCGGCCTGTGGCCTACCCGCGGCGTTCGATCCGACGACCATTCCGATGGTGGTGTTCGGCGACCCGCAGGTCATGACGGTGGGGCTCACCCGCGATGAGGCGACCAAAGCCGGCATGGAACCGTCGGCCTTCCAGTTCCCGTTGGGCGCTTCGGGGCGGGCCCGGACGATGGGCGACACCGAGGGCACGGTCACCGTGGTGGCCGATACCGACGGCACGGTGATCGGCGTCCAGGCGGTGGGGGCCCACGTGGCTGAACTGGCCGGTGAAGCGGTACTGGCCGTGGAGACGGCAGCAACCGTGGAGGACCTGGCCGGCACCATCCACGCCCACCCCACCATGGGCGAGACTCTCATGGAGGCGGCTCTGGGGCTGGCTGGTCGCCCCATCCACACCCGCTAA
- a CDS encoding pentapeptide repeat-containing protein, with amino-acid sequence MEVRGHQITAEADLAGADLTDTDLRTVDLTGAWLGGAVLSGSDLSDARLVGADLRHAICQRTVFADADLHHANLWSADLTDARLGGAVLSRCWLGSARLTGTDLRSSDLGGAWMTATDLTGAALGAATLAGTSMTRTCMREADLTGVFAGGVDLRGAILNGATIRAANLSGAILRHASLIGADLSLSDLIGADLSGAQLDQVILDDIRHDDTTRWPDGFSPPSSGGLDDHD; translated from the coding sequence ATGGAAGTCCGAGGACACCAGATCACCGCCGAGGCTGACCTGGCCGGCGCGGACCTAACCGACACCGACCTCCGGACCGTAGACCTCACCGGCGCCTGGCTGGGAGGCGCCGTCCTCTCCGGGTCGGACCTGTCCGACGCTCGTCTAGTGGGGGCTGACCTGCGACACGCCATCTGTCAACGGACCGTGTTTGCCGACGCTGACCTGCACCACGCCAACCTGTGGAGCGCTGATCTCACCGATGCCCGACTGGGTGGCGCAGTCCTTAGCCGATGTTGGCTGGGAAGCGCCCGTCTTACAGGAACCGACCTGCGGAGCTCCGATCTGGGCGGCGCCTGGATGACAGCCACCGACCTCACCGGCGCTGCACTCGGCGCCGCCACTCTGGCCGGGACCTCGATGACCCGGACCTGCATGCGCGAAGCCGACCTCACCGGGGTCTTTGCCGGCGGCGTCGACCTACGGGGCGCCATACTCAACGGAGCAACCATCCGGGCAGCCAACCTCTCCGGGGCCATCCTCCGCCATGCCTCGCTCATCGGTGCCGACCTCAGCCTCTCGGACCTCATCGGAGCCGACCTGTCAGGAGCACAACTCGATCAGGTGATCCTCGACGACATACGCCACGACGACACCACCAGGTGGCCCGACGGTTTCAGCCCCCCGTCATCGGGAGGCCTCGACGACCACGACTGA
- a CDS encoding aminotransferase class I/II-fold pyridoxal phosphate-dependent enzyme produces MPESEPPAADTPPFNDSLLSDHVDIARKVASGGYKWTHRAPEWIPAFVAEHDLGPFPAMRNRLREVVDLGGFGYHATIDHMIEAFCGWSTRRYGWTPDPALTVPNTSVIQGVWSCVEAFTEPTGAVILTPPIYFPFNTISESTGRRTVDWRLIKDDNGWHYDLDGLAHLLADDPGIQMLLLCHPHNPTGRVLTTDQLTRIVELASEHDVVIVSDEIHADFTYPGATHVPLAAVPGAASCTVTVTSGIKTFAMGGLRASVASFADEDMLVRYRRIPEHLLGSPNRLGCEAAIVGWEEGDTWVDQLVALFDHHRHHLASRLADELPDVRMHVPQSTFLAWLDLSALGPGDRPGRWLRDRTGVDCKDGPLFGPGGEGHARLTFGTSTALLDEIIDRLVSGIGTSPASSLETDIGNSAFH; encoded by the coding sequence ATGCCCGAATCCGAGCCGCCCGCCGCCGACACGCCGCCGTTCAATGACTCCCTCCTCAGCGATCATGTCGACATCGCCCGGAAGGTGGCCTCCGGAGGTTACAAGTGGACCCATCGGGCGCCGGAGTGGATCCCGGCCTTCGTGGCCGAACATGACCTGGGCCCGTTCCCAGCGATGCGGAACCGACTGCGGGAGGTAGTGGACCTCGGTGGGTTCGGCTACCACGCGACCATCGACCACATGATCGAGGCGTTCTGCGGCTGGTCGACCCGCCGCTACGGCTGGACACCCGATCCAGCACTAACAGTCCCCAACACCTCGGTCATCCAGGGCGTCTGGTCGTGCGTAGAAGCTTTCACCGAGCCGACCGGGGCCGTCATCTTGACCCCACCCATTTACTTCCCGTTCAACACCATCAGCGAGTCGACCGGTCGACGCACCGTGGACTGGCGCCTCATCAAGGACGACAATGGATGGCACTACGACCTCGATGGGTTGGCTCATCTACTAGCCGACGATCCGGGCATTCAGATGCTGCTGTTGTGCCACCCTCACAATCCAACAGGTCGGGTGCTCACCACGGACCAGCTGACCCGGATCGTGGAACTGGCCTCCGAGCACGACGTGGTGATCGTGTCCGACGAGATCCACGCCGACTTCACCTATCCGGGCGCCACCCACGTGCCGCTGGCCGCCGTGCCGGGGGCTGCGTCCTGCACGGTCACCGTCACGTCGGGCATCAAGACCTTCGCCATGGGTGGGCTCCGGGCCTCGGTTGCATCGTTCGCAGATGAGGACATGCTGGTCCGCTACCGGAGGATCCCCGAGCACCTGCTGGGCAGCCCCAACCGCCTGGGCTGCGAGGCGGCGATCGTCGGTTGGGAAGAGGGCGATACCTGGGTGGACCAACTGGTCGCCCTCTTCGACCACCACCGCCACCACCTGGCGTCCCGGCTCGCCGACGAGTTGCCCGACGTCCGCATGCACGTTCCCCAGTCGACCTTCTTGGCCTGGCTGGACCTCTCGGCGTTAGGACCCGGCGACCGGCCCGGACGGTGGCTCCGCGACCGGACCGGCGTCGACTGCAAAGACGGACCGCTGTTCGGGCCGGGAGGCGAAGGTCACGCCCGGCTGACCTTCGGTACCTCTACGGCCTTGCTCGACGAGATAATCGACCGTCTCGTCTCCGGCATCGGAACGAGTCCAGCATCGAGTCTGGAAACCGATATCGGAAACAGCGCGTTCCATTAG
- a CDS encoding pyridoxamine 5'-phosphate oxidase family protein has translation MGESRRDRIRMNKEELAAFIADQKSLQVACHDRDGAIHLSTLWFAMVEDRFAFGTYTKSQKIVNLKRDDRITVLLEDGTKYDQLRGAMVRGRAVLHAEDGAGGADEVRRVARAVMRRYEPDIPEEHFEGAVELWAAKRTVVIVEPEKVITWDHSKLGGAGPYG, from the coding sequence GTGGGGGAGAGTCGACGTGACCGCATAAGGATGAACAAGGAGGAACTGGCGGCCTTCATTGCGGACCAGAAGAGCCTTCAGGTGGCGTGCCACGACCGGGACGGCGCCATCCACCTTTCCACCCTCTGGTTCGCCATGGTCGAGGATCGTTTCGCCTTCGGCACCTACACGAAGTCGCAGAAGATCGTGAATCTGAAACGGGACGACCGCATCACTGTCCTCCTCGAAGACGGGACGAAGTACGACCAGCTCCGCGGGGCGATGGTCAGGGGACGGGCCGTTCTCCACGCCGAGGACGGTGCGGGGGGCGCCGATGAGGTCCGGCGGGTAGCCCGGGCCGTGATGCGTCGCTACGAGCCGGACATTCCCGAGGAACACTTCGAGGGCGCGGTGGAACTGTGGGCCGCCAAGCGCACCGTGGTGATCGTGGAGCCGGAGAAGGTCATCACCTGGGACCACTCCAAACTCGGCGGTGCCGGCCCGTATGGGTAG
- a CDS encoding histidine phosphatase family protein, with amino-acid sequence MLYVVRHGRTEANAAGLLLGRLDADLDRLGESQAEAVAVAIGPVDRVVSSPLLRTRRTADAFTRCHGRDGPPVEVDERWIEMDYGTFDGQPVADVPRQTWEAWRADLDWAPPEGESHRSLGLRVRSALDDLFEASRTSEIVVVTHVSPIKAALAWTLGVGDEVAWRTFVAPASIMTIGAGPAGPSLRGFNDVAHLRA; translated from the coding sequence ATGTTGTATGTGGTTCGGCACGGTCGGACCGAAGCCAACGCCGCTGGCCTGCTACTCGGGCGCCTCGACGCCGATCTTGACCGCCTGGGGGAGAGCCAAGCTGAGGCCGTTGCCGTCGCCATCGGTCCGGTGGACCGGGTTGTGTCCAGTCCTCTACTGCGGACGCGCCGCACTGCAGATGCATTCACCCGGTGCCATGGTCGGGACGGCCCGCCCGTCGAGGTGGACGAGCGGTGGATTGAGATGGACTATGGGACTTTCGACGGCCAGCCGGTGGCCGACGTGCCCCGGCAAACCTGGGAGGCGTGGCGGGCCGACCTGGACTGGGCTCCGCCGGAAGGCGAATCACACCGGTCTCTCGGCTTACGCGTGCGGTCGGCCCTAGACGACCTCTTCGAGGCATCCAGGACGTCGGAGATCGTGGTGGTGACCCACGTGTCGCCCATCAAGGCAGCGTTGGCGTGGACCCTTGGTGTGGGCGACGAGGTGGCGTGGCGCACGTTCGTGGCGCCGGCCTCGATCATGACCATCGGCGCCGGGCCGGCCGGACCATCACTCCGAGGATTCAATGACGTGGCCCACCTCAGGGCATGA
- a CDS encoding alpha-ketoacid dehydrogenase subunit beta — MTGTSEMNMLQAINEALHGEMARDERVVLLGEDIGQVGGVFRATEGLFEKFGADRVVDTPLAEGVIVGSAVGLAMAGLVPVAEIQFLGFSYQAMHQIAGQVARLRYRSQGRFEPAITIRAPFGGGVRTPEMHSDSLEGQLANIPGLKVVTPATAADAKGLLASAVRDSDPVMFLEPLRGYRGIRGEVPDGDHVVPLGLARSAREGDDLVIIAWSYQVELACRVADSLAEEGLSVAVLDLRSLVPLDIEAIAEAVDRCGRAVVVEEASPTGGFAGEVVATIVEECFWSLEAPVVRVSGFDVPYPVGMLEDTFVPDEARIAAAVRRTLETA, encoded by the coding sequence ATGACCGGTACCTCCGAAATGAACATGCTTCAAGCCATCAACGAGGCCTTGCACGGGGAGATGGCCCGCGACGAGCGTGTGGTGCTCCTCGGCGAAGACATCGGCCAGGTAGGTGGCGTCTTCCGGGCCACCGAGGGCCTCTTTGAGAAGTTCGGTGCTGACCGGGTGGTCGACACGCCGCTGGCCGAGGGCGTGATTGTCGGATCGGCTGTCGGGCTGGCCATGGCCGGATTGGTCCCGGTCGCCGAGATCCAGTTCCTCGGCTTCTCCTATCAGGCCATGCATCAGATCGCCGGGCAGGTTGCCCGACTGCGGTACCGCTCTCAGGGACGGTTCGAACCAGCCATCACCATCCGGGCTCCGTTCGGCGGTGGCGTCCGGACCCCGGAGATGCACTCGGACTCACTAGAGGGCCAGTTGGCCAATATCCCGGGCCTCAAGGTGGTCACGCCGGCCACCGCCGCCGACGCCAAGGGTCTGCTGGCTTCTGCGGTGCGCGATTCCGACCCGGTGATGTTTCTCGAACCACTGCGCGGCTACCGGGGCATCCGTGGCGAGGTGCCAGATGGCGACCATGTAGTGCCCCTCGGGTTGGCGCGTTCGGCACGCGAGGGCGACGACCTGGTGATCATCGCCTGGAGTTACCAGGTCGAACTGGCCTGCCGGGTCGCCGACTCCCTGGCCGAAGAGGGATTATCGGTTGCCGTCCTCGATCTCCGGAGTCTGGTTCCCCTCGATATCGAGGCCATCGCTGAAGCGGTGGATCGGTGTGGCCGGGCGGTGGTCGTGGAGGAAGCCTCCCCGACCGGCGGTTTCGCAGGCGAGGTAGTGGCCACCATTGTCGAGGAGTGTTTCTGGTCACTGGAAGCACCAGTGGTCCGCGTGTCGGGCTTCGACGTGCCTTATCCGGTGGGGATGCTCGAAGATACTTTCGTTCCCGACGAGGCCCGGATCGCCGCTGCGGTCCGTCGCACCCTCGAGACTGCCTGA
- a CDS encoding aminopeptidase P family protein, which yields MKSAPTDDMVHVTRWHWGSKEWSPFSATEMDRRQNALRAHLAAEGVDACLLTSFHNICYYSGWLYCYFGRKYGMVVDTEHATTISAGIDGGQPWRRTHGDNVVYSDWRRDNYYQAVRDLTSGVRRLGVEFDHLSVDQFRALEAALPDVELVDVGEATMWMRTVKSAEEHDLIRHGTRICDLGAAACVEAVAAGTSEHEVALAVTQAMVREIASSFDFVELMDTWTWFQSGNNTDGAHNPVTNKLVESGDILSLNTFPMIFGYYTALERTMFCDHVTSDEHLRLWEVNVEVHERGLDLIQPGVRCCDIAAELNDIYRSHGLLKYRSFGYGHSFGVLSHYYGREAGVELREDVETVLEPGMVVSMEPMIAIPPGQPGSGGYREHDILIVGTDGAENITGFPFGPEHNILGG from the coding sequence ATGAAGTCCGCACCCACTGACGACATGGTCCATGTCACGCGCTGGCACTGGGGATCCAAGGAATGGTCGCCGTTCTCGGCGACCGAGATGGACCGCCGCCAGAACGCCCTCCGGGCCCACCTGGCCGCCGAAGGCGTCGATGCCTGCCTCCTGACGTCATTCCACAACATCTGCTACTACTCCGGATGGCTGTACTGCTACTTCGGACGCAAGTACGGCATGGTCGTAGATACCGAGCACGCCACCACAATCTCGGCGGGCATCGACGGTGGCCAGCCGTGGCGTCGCACACATGGCGACAACGTCGTCTACTCCGACTGGCGGAGAGACAACTACTACCAGGCTGTTCGGGATCTGACTTCGGGCGTGCGTCGTCTCGGCGTGGAGTTCGACCACCTCTCGGTCGACCAGTTCCGGGCACTCGAGGCAGCCCTCCCCGACGTCGAACTAGTCGACGTCGGGGAAGCGACCATGTGGATGCGAACCGTGAAGTCCGCAGAGGAACACGACCTCATCCGTCATGGCACCCGGATCTGTGACCTCGGCGCCGCGGCCTGCGTGGAGGCCGTAGCCGCTGGCACATCCGAACACGAGGTGGCGCTAGCCGTCACGCAGGCCATGGTCCGCGAGATCGCCTCCAGCTTCGACTTCGTGGAGTTGATGGACACCTGGACGTGGTTCCAGTCGGGCAACAACACCGACGGCGCCCACAATCCGGTCACCAACAAACTCGTCGAATCAGGCGACATCTTGTCGCTGAACACCTTCCCGATGATCTTCGGCTACTACACGGCACTCGAACGAACCATGTTCTGCGACCATGTGACATCCGACGAACACCTCCGGCTGTGGGAGGTCAACGTCGAGGTCCACGAGCGCGGGCTCGACCTCATCCAGCCAGGGGTCCGGTGCTGCGACATTGCCGCCGAACTGAACGACATATACCGCTCGCACGGCCTTCTGAAGTACCGGTCGTTCGGGTACGGGCACAGCTTTGGCGTGCTCAGCCACTACTACGGCCGCGAGGCCGGCGTCGAACTCCGCGAGGACGTCGAGACGGTGCTCGAACCGGGCATGGTCGTGTCGATGGAGCCGATGATCGCCATCCCGCCCGGTCAGCCCGGGTCAGGCGGCTACCGGGAGCACGACATCTTGATCGTGGGTACCGACGGCGCCGAGAACATCACCGGCTTCCCGTTCGGCCCAGAACACAACATCCTCGGCGGCTGA